tttatccaaatcccttcacagattccctgtgcaagagctctgtactcagcttctgcactacttctagctacaactgattgcttcttactcctccaggtaacaagatttccccagacaaaagaacaatatccagaagtagaccgcctgtcaatgatgtttcctgcccaatccgcatctgagtatacttcagtgtcacggttctctgtctttctgaagaatagacctttccctggtgtcatttttaaatatctaagaatcctgtagactgcttccatgtgttcctcagtggggctgtgcatgaattgacttacagcactcactgcaaagccaatatctggccgagtgtgtgagagataaatcaagcgcccaacgagccgctgatatctccccctatctaccggtgtactttctttctcgataccaagtttcttctgactatccataggagtatcaattggtttgcatccaagcataccggtctccttaagaagatcgagtatgtattttctttgagagactacaattcccttccttgatctagccaatgagagaagaatcctgatagtgttcagttttgcaacaggagcaaaagtctcctgatagtctatcccataggattgcgtaaaccctctagctaccaaacgagccttgaatctctcgactgatccatctgctttgtattttatggtgaaaatccacttgcaccccacgggcctcttcccaaccggcaaatctgtgatagtccacgtcccattcttctcaagtgcatcaatctcatcttgtactgccttcttccattctgaaatttttaatgcctcttgtattgtgttgggaacctgagtatcatcaagagaagtagcaaatgctctgtaagatggtgatagcccttcatatgtaacataattcccaattgggtgatctgtacatctcctaacacccttcctcaatgcaatcggcagagtagaatcatcaatgctgggaattaacacctctccagccctatcctcacctatgttctcttcaggaagacttgaattggagtcaatatattggccacatgttgactgtgatccgtgctctaattcctgtcgtttcctcctcctgatgtaaacttgtaagttctcattagcaagttgtggggctataggttgaataggcatgggagactggatggtcacaggagatggctggactgatgacggtatgggtgtggacaactcagtgggcgcgaattgaagaggatttggtgactctgagtgaaaagaaggtacaccctcaagaagagactcccaaacttgatgttcattcatgctctccccctgaacatgagatttgggatagaagaagacatgttcaaagaaagagacgtccatggtggtgtaaaatcttttgttggttggagaatagcatttgtaccctttttggtttggagaataccctaggaaaatgcacttattcgctcgaggagcaaatttgctacgattttgaggatacacatgaacgaatgccgtgcaaccaaatactttgagtggtaaatcagaagaggctgcacgggtgtgaggaaattgttttaagaaaagttgacgtggggattgaaaggtaagcactctggatggcatacggttaatcaaataagtagctgtgagaatagcttccccccagaaatagtttggaacattagaggaaaacataaggcaccgggcaacctccaagagatgtctattcttgcgttcagccaccccattttgttgtggggtgtcaacgcaagaacttatgtggataatgccgtgattttgaagataagtactgagactactagtaaagtattcctttgcattatctgacttgaggacttgaattttggaattgaattaattttgaaccataagatggaaggtttgaaaaatgtgcccgacctctgacttttctttcataaggaaaacccatgttacccgtgtatgatcatcaacgaatgtcacaaaccatcgagtgccagaaatattttttatccgggagggaccccacacatcactatgtactagagagaaaacagtcgaaggtttgtatgggatttgaggatagactgttcgagtatgctttgcaaactgacaaatttcacagtgataagatgctggatttttattgataaataatttgggaaacaattttgcaaggtaaacaaagctaggatgaccaaggcgatagtgtaacattataatctcactatctttattgaccttagaatttgacacagaattgaaagactctaacatactctgagactgtacgcaacttgcttgagagacttggtttgagaattggccacatgagaagaggtagagcccggaacacagttcagcactgccaatcatcttccccgatttcaagtcctgaaaaacacacaagtttggataaaatttagtaacacattggagatcacgggccaatttgctaatggacaaaagattacaatccaagtttggaacatggagaacagagtcaagatataagtctttagtaagttttatagaacctgtcccggcaatttttgactttgaaccatcagcaatatggacggatgaatgaccattacttggcttgtaattttgaagaatggtagcatctcctgtcatgtgatcagaagcacctgtgtccactatccacgacttcattcctcctcgattagcagtgaaggctacaccggtagtactgccactgccaacttggcttaatagtttctgtagcatctccatctgctctttgttgaatggactcggctcgggaacagaggtgctctcagagttggcagctacgtgtgctctgccatctctgtcagaccgtggctttggtttccaatcagccggtttgccatgaagcttccagcaagtctccttataatggcctggtttcttacaataatcacaccaaggcctatcccgtttctgacgatctccaccactactattaaatgaccgagtcgcaagggcagaggcatccaatgttggggcaggttgctctttggatcccatcatcactttctttctactttcttcacgcctaacctctgaaaaagcctccctgagacttggcaggggtttaatgcccatgattcgccctctaacatcatccaattccctgtttagtcctaggaaaaacttgaacagtctcttttgttccacaattttcctgtatgttgctgcatcatcaggacatttccatgagtgagtctcgaataagtcaaggtgctgccaataccttgtgagtgtgttgtaatactgagtaactgtctgctctccttggcggaagtcatgtagggctgattcaacctgaaaaagttctgaaatattttcagaacttgagtaagtttctttggctgcatcccatatgtcctttgcagtcctaaacaacaagaaattttcacctatgtcattattcatggaattgataagccatgacatgatcatgctgttttcaatcttccacttcctgaaacccggttctgtagtttctggcatgactgcttctccagtgaggtactcatcctttcctttgccgcaaatgaacagcaacacagattgtgaccactgtaagtagttatggccatttaatttgtgtcctgtgatgagaataggagaggaatcactaccaccaaggtttggaatttcagatctgcctcctaattctggtgacgtgacgctggatacttgtgatgatgccattccgtatttcgtcatggaccggaaaggtagaagaacacttcccaaggcacgtgcagggattggagttgaggaaaaatagccggaggacgtcggaaaagctgatcggagggctcgcggaggcaaaaagaccccaaaagaggcacgtgcggggcttggatggcagaaacaggtacgtagggtggctggtcggcgtcaggcgagcttggagtaggaagcgcgtcgccggaaagtggctcacgcgccctcacgcgccggcgcgtgagatgcagtcgccggccggaaaaatgCGCGTGGGaggcgcgtggatggttttctggctccggtgtttttggaaaagttatagatctcctccagacgctccttgcggtgtgaaaaaaaccgtcgccggaaaagttcgctggaaaagttcgccggaaaagttcgccggcggtgaatgtttttctgacgacgattcgaccgaccggaaatCGTTTTCCCCCTTGGCTttgagaacagggactgatgaccggaatgagagatggtcggattgagagatggccagagagatttggccggaatgaatgatggcctgaatacgaggtggccagaaggattagggtttcagaaaactggctctgataccatgaagaatttctgaattccctttattgatactttaggtacacaccatacacatatatatacacaactgactgaataagaaaaaatcaatctagcctgattctctcctaaaattaggaaactgaatcatcctaaatgatctctccttctttattcctaaaatactttcctaaattaaaaaaaccctaactttgaatgccaaatttcaacactctgTTTTGATCAGGTTTTGTAAAGtagggaaggatttctcatccttctcttgcaCTTCCTTTTTTAAAGGCCTGAAAAGTTATGGTCACAATGTctattagaagaaaaaagaagttatggtcacaatatcttttaaaaaaaaaaaaaaaaacaaaaagttatggTCACAATGGTCCATGTATCACAGATTAGCTTAAATCCGGTTATTTAAATTTGCGATTAGCTCTAATGTTCTATCTTGGGACtcttatttgaaattaatagtGCCACAAACATCTACTACCTTGTCCTTAAGCCTTAATCTTTCTACCGTAGACATTCATAGCTGAATCATAGATTCTACCTGAGTGTAAGTACTATTGTTTTAGATCTCTATAACATCTGTGGGCTTTCTGTACTTTACCTTCCATGAGAACAGCTGGGTTTCGTCTTCAGTTCTGGACATAAGGAGATATTGGCAAATAAAACTAACATAGTAGGAATTAGTCTATTAAGATTTAAATGACTATACTTCTAATATTAATTCACATTTTGTATTCCACAATAGCATTTTTTCTATTGTTCTgaatttagtttcaaaattgTTACATAACcaatctaataaaataaaaaacttgttcgCTAAAAAAAGCAATATGGTGTGTGTGTGTATCTCATATGCCAAAATATTGGTTGCATATAACCCTGATCTATTGCAGAATGTTTGGCCATTTATAACAATTGACTTCAGATATGTAGCTTAATTTTATCATCTCATTTAATCTTCCTGTAACTGTAATTAAATCTCCCTTCTGCAGGTTATTGATTTCCATCAGACTTTAGAAGTAAATGGTATACGATTTTGGTGTTACACAGCTGGCCACGTCCTTGGTGCTGCCATGTTTATGGTTGATATTGCTGGTGTCCGAGTACTTTACACTGGAGACTATTCTCGTGAAGAAGATCGTCATCTCCGTGCTGCTGAGATCCCACAGTTCTCCCCTGATATTTGCATAATTGAATCCACTTATGGTGTCCAACTCCATCAGCCTCGGCATGTGCGAGAAAAGCGCTTCACAGATGTCATCCACTCAACCATTTCTCAAGGGGGCCGTGTTCTAATCCCTGCATTTGCTCTAGGTCGTGcccaagaactcctccttatcCTTGATGAGTATTGGTCTAACCATCCTGAGCTCCATAACATCCCCATATATTATGCTTCCCCCCTTGCAAAAAGGTGTATGGCTGTTTACCAGACATACATCAATTCCATGAATGAGAGGATCCGCAACCAATTTGCAAATTCGAATCCTTTTGATTTCAAGCACATATCACCTTTAAAGAGCATTGAGAATTTTAATGATGTAGGTCCATCAGTGGTGATGGCGAGTCCGAGTGGGCTTCAGAGTGGGTTGTCAAGACAACTGTTTGATATGTGGTGCTCTGATAAGAAAAATGCATGTGTTATACCTGGGTATGTCGTGGAAGGGACATTGGCAAAAACCATCATCAATGAACCCAAGGAAGTTACTCTAATGAATGGTCTTACTGCTCCCCTCAACATGCAGGTCCATTACATTTCTTTCTCTGCTCATGCAGATTTTGCACAGACGAGTACATTCTTGAAGGAGCTCATGCCACCTAACATCATTCTTGTCCATGGAGAAGCTAATGAGATGGGGAGGCTCAAACAGAAGCTTATCACCCAGTTTTCTGACCGCAACACCAAAATTATTTCCCCAAAGAACTGTCAGTCAGTTGAAATGTATTTCAACTCTGAGAAAATGGCAAAAACCATTGGGAGGCTGGCTGAAAAGACCCCAGGAGTTGGTGAAACTGTCAGTGGTTTACTGGTAAAGAAAGGTTTCACTTATCAGATAATGGCACCTGATGATCTCCATGTCTTCTCGCAGCTATCCACAGCAAATGTCACCCAGAGGATTACTATTCCGTACACTGGTGCCTTTGGTGTAATAAAGCACAGGCTGAAGCAGATATATGAGAGTGTGGAGTCATTGCCAGATGAAGAATCTGAGGTTCCAGCTTTTCGAGTCCATGAACGGGTGACAGTGAAGCATGAGTCGGAGAAGCATATTTCACTGCATTGGACATCAGATCCTATTAGTGACATGGTCTCTGATTCCATTGTGGCTCTGGTTTTAAATATCAGTCGTGAGATCCCCAAGGTAGTAGTTGAATCAGAGGCTATAAAAACTGAAGAAGAAAACGGGAAGAAAGCAGAAAAGGTTATCCATGCACTCCTTGTTTCTCTGTTTGGAGATGTGAAGTTGGGAGAGAATGGGAACTTGGTGATAAGCGTTGATGGAAATGTGGCACATCTTGATAAACAGAGTGGGAATGTTGAGAGTGAAAACGAAGGCCTTAAGGAAAGGGTGAGAGTAGCATTCCAGCGGATCCAAAATGCTGTGAAGCCAATCCCTCTATCTGTGTCTTAGCTCCTTCCCTCAGG
The window above is part of the Vitis riparia cultivar Riparia Gloire de Montpellier isolate 1030 chromosome 12, EGFV_Vit.rip_1.0, whole genome shotgun sequence genome. Proteins encoded here:
- the LOC117927103 gene encoding cleavage and polyadenylation specificity factor subunit 3-I isoform X1, encoding MASTGPPQSLKRPDSSLTREGDQLIITPLGAGNEVGRSCVYMSYKGKTILFDCGIHPAYSGMAALPYFDEIDPSTIDVLLVTHFHLDHAASLPYFLEKTTFKGRVFMTHATKAIYKLLLSDYVKVSKVSVEDMLYDEQDILRSMDKIEVIDFHQTLEVNGIRFWCYTAGHVLGAAMFMVDIAGVRVLYTGDYSREEDRHLRAAEIPQFSPDICIIESTYGVQLHQPRHVREKRFTDVIHSTISQGGRVLIPAFALGRAQELLLILDEYWSNHPELHNIPIYYASPLAKRCMAVYQTYINSMNERIRNQFANSNPFDFKHISPLKSIENFNDVGPSVVMASPSGLQSGLSRQLFDMWCSDKKNACVIPGYVVEGTLAKTIINEPKEVTLMNGLTAPLNMQVHYISFSAHADFAQTSTFLKELMPPNIILVHGEANEMGRLKQKLITQFSDRNTKIISPKNCQSVEMYFNSEKMAKTIGRLAEKTPGVGETVSGLLVKKGFTYQIMAPDDLHVFSQLSTANVTQRITIPYTGAFGVIKHRLKQIYESVESLPDEESEVPAFRVHERVTVKHESEKHISLHWTSDPISDMVSDSIVALVLNISREIPKVVVESEAIKTEEENGKKAEKVIHALLVSLFGDVKLGENGNLVISVDGNVAHLDKQSGNVESENEGLKERVRVAFQRIQNAVKPIPLSVS
- the LOC117927103 gene encoding cleavage and polyadenylation specificity factor subunit 3-I isoform X2 produces the protein MKWAVPVSTCPIKGKPYCFHLDHAASLPYFLEKTTFKGRVFMTHATKAIYKLLLSDYVKVSKVSVEDMLYDEQDILRSMDKIEVIDFHQTLEVNGIRFWCYTAGHVLGAAMFMVDIAGVRVLYTGDYSREEDRHLRAAEIPQFSPDICIIESTYGVQLHQPRHVREKRFTDVIHSTISQGGRVLIPAFALGRAQELLLILDEYWSNHPELHNIPIYYASPLAKRCMAVYQTYINSMNERIRNQFANSNPFDFKHISPLKSIENFNDVGPSVVMASPSGLQSGLSRQLFDMWCSDKKNACVIPGYVVEGTLAKTIINEPKEVTLMNGLTAPLNMQVHYISFSAHADFAQTSTFLKELMPPNIILVHGEANEMGRLKQKLITQFSDRNTKIISPKNCQSVEMYFNSEKMAKTIGRLAEKTPGVGETVSGLLVKKGFTYQIMAPDDLHVFSQLSTANVTQRITIPYTGAFGVIKHRLKQIYESVESLPDEESEVPAFRVHERVTVKHESEKHISLHWTSDPISDMVSDSIVALVLNISREIPKVVVESEAIKTEEENGKKAEKVIHALLVSLFGDVKLGENGNLVISVDGNVAHLDKQSGNVESENEGLKERVRVAFQRIQNAVKPIPLSVS